The following are from one region of the Candidatus Binatia bacterium genome:
- a CDS encoding YqgE/AlgH family protein, protein MKRLCVLALAVLLGFVGVGRNPPAAVAEEEQYLIGQFLVATREMADPRFAESVIYMIRHDRTGAMGLVINRPVAEGPLSDLLKALGQKGEGAVETVRIHLGGPVESERLFILHSNDYAASATMFVGNGLGVSGDDDILQAIERGKGPRQKLFIFGYAGWAPGQLEQEIKNGAWFT, encoded by the coding sequence ATGAAGCGATTATGCGTCCTGGCGCTCGCCGTTCTGCTCGGATTCGTCGGAGTTGGAAGAAATCCTCCCGCCGCCGTCGCGGAAGAGGAGCAGTATCTCATCGGCCAATTTCTCGTCGCCACTCGGGAAATGGCCGATCCCAGGTTTGCCGAAAGCGTCATATACATGATCAGGCACGACCGGACCGGCGCGATGGGTTTGGTCATCAACCGTCCGGTCGCCGAAGGGCCGCTCTCGGATCTCCTCAAAGCGCTCGGCCAAAAAGGGGAGGGCGCCGTCGAGACCGTCAGGATTCACCTCGGCGGTCCGGTCGAGTCGGAAAGGCTTTTCATCCTCCACAGCAACGATTACGCCGCCAGTGCTACGATGTTCGTGGGCAACGGCCTGGGAGTAAGCGGCGACGACGACATCCTGCAAGCGATCGAGCGCGGCAAAGGGCCGCGGCAAAAATTGTTCATATTCGGCTACGCCGGCTGGGCGCCCGGCCAGCTCGAACAAGAGATCAAGAACGGCGCCTGGTTCACGAT
- a CDS encoding peptidylprolyl isomerase: MKRRKIYPGLAVFAWIILSCAVPASANVIEQIIVVVDGEPYTLTNFKDYAKTQMSREFPAGDLKQLGKEDQEVVEQFITDKLLAAEVKQSGIKVSDEEIDHYIGQIKEKNGINDEQLREALKRERVTWEKYRASIRAEVEKSEIIDGQVRKKVNITPEDVERYYQLNQKKYVSDERARVRHILLVVPEGTDGAKAAMEKASEIRRRALAGEDFAKLAESYSEGAGASEGGDIGWITRGSLLQEIDELAFGKLAVGEVSQPVRTSAGIHLVKVETREAGKQIPFATVREKVREEVLAKAIEERFNKWLKSDLRKRHKVDVKLPGVVFRPEDTKEGTMDTLVASRSKRSRNESSSFWDFLNPFKSTPVEDDEELGQNPNAGQDVISLFGTPLFRSESADPAETTDEILAPIEDPKGAAKPKESGGFWRSLNPFAK, encoded by the coding sequence ATGAAGAGGCGAAAGATTTACCCCGGCCTCGCCGTTTTTGCCTGGATCATCCTCTCCTGCGCGGTTCCCGCGAGCGCCAATGTGATCGAACAGATCATCGTCGTGGTCGACGGCGAGCCGTACACTCTGACTAATTTCAAAGACTACGCCAAGACCCAGATGAGTCGCGAGTTTCCCGCCGGCGACCTCAAGCAATTGGGCAAGGAAGATCAGGAGGTGGTCGAGCAGTTTATCACCGACAAGCTCCTGGCCGCCGAGGTCAAGCAGTCGGGGATCAAGGTCAGCGACGAGGAAATCGATCACTACATAGGGCAAATCAAGGAGAAGAACGGAATCAACGACGAACAGCTTAGAGAGGCGCTCAAGCGGGAGAGGGTGACGTGGGAAAAGTATCGCGCCTCGATCCGCGCCGAGGTCGAAAAGTCCGAGATCATCGACGGCCAGGTAAGAAAGAAAGTCAATATCACCCCCGAAGACGTGGAACGCTACTATCAGTTGAACCAGAAAAAATACGTCTCCGATGAAAGAGCGCGCGTACGCCATATTCTGCTTGTTGTTCCTGAGGGAACCGATGGAGCGAAGGCAGCGATGGAGAAGGCGTCCGAAATCCGCCGCCGCGCGCTGGCCGGAGAGGATTTTGCCAAACTGGCCGAGAGCTATTCCGAGGGCGCGGGCGCGTCCGAAGGAGGAGATATCGGCTGGATTACACGGGGAAGCCTGCTGCAAGAAATCGACGAACTCGCCTTCGGCAAACTCGCCGTGGGCGAGGTGAGTCAGCCCGTGCGCACCAGCGCGGGAATTCATCTGGTCAAGGTGGAGACCCGCGAGGCGGGGAAACAAATCCCGTTTGCAACCGTCAGAGAAAAAGTCAGAGAGGAAGTCTTAGCCAAAGCCATAGAAGAGCGGTTTAATAAATGGCTCAAGTCCGATCTCAGAAAGAGGCACAAGGTTGACGTGAAGCTTCCCGGCGTCGTCTTCCGTCCGGAAGATACCAAAGAAGGAACGATGGACACTCTCGTGGCCTCGCGATCGAAGCGGAGCAGAAACGAAAGCTCGAGCTTTTGGGATTTTCTGAATCCGTTCAAATCGACGCCGGTAGAAGACGACGAAGAGCTGGGGCAGAATCCCAACGCCGGACAGGACGTGATAAGTTTGTTCGGCACGCCTCTTTTCCGTTCGGAATCGGCCGACCCTGCGGAAACGACCGACGAAATCCTCGCCCCCATTGAAGATCCCAAAGGCGCCGCAAAACCTAAAGAGTCGGGCGGTTTTTGGCGGAGTCTCAATCCTTTCGCGAAGTAA
- a CDS encoding phosphomannomutase/phosphoglucomutase, translating to MNPAIFREYDIRGLAEKDFDADFAYLLGKVHGTAVYSKGGRRVTVGRDCRATSDPYAEAVIRGLVSSGLHVYDVGVCPTPLLYFSLFHLDVDGGIMVTASHNPSEYNGFKVCLGKETIYGAQIQDLRARMERGDFKENPGGKREAYAIIPPYTEHLLPDVPSLARPLKVVIDAGSGVAGPVAPPIFRRLGCEVWEIACTMDGSFPIHHPDPTVPENLELLIDKVKKEKADLGIAYDGDADRIGAVDEKGNILWGDELLILFARDILKRHPGATIISEVKCSQRLFDEIEKNGGKAIMWKAGHSLLKAKMKETKAVLAGEMSGHMFFADRYFGYDDAIYASLRLVELVARLGRPLSTLLADLPKSVSTPEIRVDFPDDKKFAIAERAKEYFRKQYPIIDVDGVRIQFPEGWGLIRASNTQPALVLRFEAKSAEKLKEYRGIVESKLAELSS from the coding sequence ATGAATCCAGCAATCTTTCGAGAGTACGACATACGCGGGCTGGCAGAAAAAGATTTCGACGCCGACTTCGCCTATCTTCTGGGCAAAGTTCACGGCACGGCGGTTTACAGCAAGGGCGGGCGCCGCGTCACCGTAGGGCGGGACTGTCGCGCCACGTCGGATCCATACGCCGAGGCGGTGATTCGGGGTCTCGTCTCCTCCGGTTTACACGTCTATGACGTCGGGGTCTGTCCTACGCCGCTGCTCTATTTTTCTCTTTTCCATCTCGACGTGGACGGCGGTATTATGGTGACCGCGAGCCACAATCCGTCCGAATACAATGGCTTCAAAGTCTGCCTCGGAAAAGAAACTATCTACGGCGCGCAGATCCAGGATTTGAGGGCGCGAATGGAGCGCGGGGATTTCAAGGAGAATCCCGGCGGAAAGCGGGAAGCCTACGCCATCATTCCTCCTTACACTGAACACCTGCTGCCCGACGTGCCGTCTCTCGCCCGTCCGCTCAAGGTCGTTATCGATGCGGGAAGCGGAGTGGCCGGGCCGGTTGCGCCGCCGATCTTTCGCCGCCTCGGCTGCGAGGTCTGGGAGATCGCCTGCACTATGGACGGATCGTTTCCCATTCATCACCCGGACCCGACGGTCCCCGAGAATTTAGAACTGCTGATCGACAAGGTAAAAAAGGAAAAGGCGGACCTGGGGATCGCTTACGACGGCGACGCCGACCGTATCGGCGCGGTGGATGAAAAGGGAAATATCCTCTGGGGCGACGAGCTTTTGATTCTCTTCGCCCGGGATATTCTCAAGCGCCACCCCGGCGCCACCATCATTTCAGAGGTCAAATGCTCGCAAAGGCTGTTCGACGAGATCGAGAAGAACGGCGGTAAGGCGATCATGTGGAAGGCGGGCCATTCGCTGCTCAAGGCGAAGATGAAGGAGACCAAGGCGGTGCTGGCCGGAGAGATGAGCGGGCATATGTTTTTCGCCGACCGGTACTTCGGCTACGACGACGCAATTTACGCCTCGCTCCGGCTGGTCGAGCTGGTGGCCCGCTTGGGCCGTCCCCTTTCAACGCTGCTCGCCGATTTGCCCAAGAGCGTGTCCACTCCGGAGATCCGCGTCGACTTTCCCGACGACAAAAAATTTGCCATCGCAGAGCGCGCCAAAGAATATTTTCGCAAACAATACCCGATCATCGACGTCGACGGCGTGCGCATCCAGTTTCCCGAAGGCTGGGGACTCATTCGCGCGTCCAACACGCAGCCCGCGTTGGTGCTCCGCTTCGAGGCAAAGAGCGCCGAGAAGCTGAAGGAGTACCGCGGGATCGTCGAGTCCAAGCTTGCAGAGCTGAGTAGCTGA
- the pdxA gene encoding 4-hydroxythreonine-4-phosphate dehydrogenase PdxA — MAKPLIAVTMGDPAGVGPEIVLKALADPAVRRKCRIVVLGDWLVLERNLKTQGPNRKLVSWQPGRPWPEADGVIVHSLSSLSPAQCKPGRPSRACGDAVYRYIKEAAKLALSGSVDAIATAPINKKVLQMAGHRYPGHTELLAELAGVPECRMMLLGSSLKVVPVTGHVALMRVARELTRRKIRVTLELASQALRKYFGRARPRLAVAALNPHAGEEEIFGDEERKIIFPAVREAKRRGIRAFGPLPADSLFHRAAREDYDAVICMYHDQALIPLKLLHFIGGVALTLGLPFVRTSVDHGTAYDIAGQNKADATSMKEAILLAARLGQRVKRRRRS; from the coding sequence ATGGCGAAGCCCCTTATCGCTGTGACCATGGGCGATCCCGCCGGAGTCGGTCCCGAGATCGTTCTCAAGGCATTGGCTGATCCGGCCGTGAGACGGAAATGCCGGATCGTCGTTCTGGGGGATTGGCTTGTTCTTGAGCGGAATCTAAAAACGCAGGGGCCCAATCGCAAGCTCGTGTCGTGGCAGCCTGGCCGCCCCTGGCCCGAAGCCGACGGCGTCATTGTCCACTCGTTGTCCTCTCTTTCTCCCGCACAGTGTAAACCCGGTCGTCCTTCGCGGGCATGCGGCGATGCTGTTTATCGCTACATCAAAGAGGCGGCCAAGCTGGCGCTGTCGGGATCGGTCGACGCGATAGCCACCGCGCCGATCAACAAGAAAGTTCTCCAGATGGCGGGGCATCGGTATCCCGGCCATACGGAGCTGCTGGCCGAGCTCGCCGGCGTGCCCGAGTGCCGGATGATGCTGTTGGGAAGCAGCTTGAAAGTCGTCCCGGTAACCGGGCACGTGGCTTTAATGCGGGTCGCGCGCGAGTTGACGAGGAGAAAAATTCGCGTCACGCTGGAACTGGCGAGCCAGGCGCTCAGGAAATATTTCGGCCGCGCGCGTCCGCGGCTGGCGGTGGCGGCGCTGAATCCCCACGCCGGCGAGGAGGAGATCTTCGGCGACGAGGAGCGAAAAATTATTTTTCCCGCGGTGCGTGAGGCGAAGCGGCGCGGGATCCGGGCCTTTGGTCCGCTTCCGGCGGACAGTCTTTTTCATCGGGCCGCACGGGAAGACTACGACGCCGTGATCTGCATGTATCACGATCAGGCCCTCATCCCGCTGAAGCTCCTGCATTTTATCGGCGGTGTGGCCTTGACCTTGGGTCTCCCGTTTGTCAGAACTTCCGTGGATCACGGCACGGCCTACGATATCGCCGGCCAAAACAAGGCCGACGCAACCAGCATGAAAGAGGCGATCTTGCTGGCGGCGCGCCTGGGCCAACGCGTGAAGCGGCGGAGGAGATCATGA